The following are encoded in a window of Candidatus Binataceae bacterium genomic DNA:
- a CDS encoding Fe-S-containing protein: MKKRGIAWGGVALAALIGVIWLGRSSLRPVCTQLEGHDQLRILANEVAPGTARFFCYSDAGAQVRFVLARDSEGKLHSILDACIQCYKFRKGFSFSGGYLVCRLCGNRYPIKTMTKGKASCVPVRLATRTTGDSIEVRTADLRAKRWLF; the protein is encoded by the coding sequence GTGAAAAAGCGTGGCATAGCCTGGGGCGGTGTCGCCCTGGCCGCTTTGATAGGGGTTATCTGGCTGGGCCGTTCCAGTCTGAGACCAGTCTGTACGCAGCTTGAGGGTCACGACCAACTGCGGATTCTTGCCAACGAGGTTGCTCCGGGTACAGCGCGCTTTTTCTGCTACAGCGATGCCGGCGCACAGGTGCGCTTTGTCCTGGCGCGCGATTCCGAGGGCAAGCTCCATTCCATTCTGGATGCCTGCATTCAGTGTTACAAATTCCGCAAGGGTTTCAGCTTCAGCGGCGGCTATTTAGTGTGTCGTTTGTGCGGCAACCGTTACCCGATTAAGACCATGACCAAAGGCAAAGCCTCCTGCGTTCCAGTGCGGCTGGCGACTCGCACCACGGGTGACAGCATCGAGGTCAGAACCGCGGACCTGCGAGCCAAGCGATGGCTGTTCTAG
- a CDS encoding copper resistance protein CopC, with product MAIRRLSITVALLLISTPACWAHSFPRHENPSAGQRLSAAPAQVSILYDAPVEKLFATLKVLDANGHNWASGPPTVSPDGYTLSVKLPPLKPGKYTVKWACVCVDTHHTEGSYNFTVAATR from the coding sequence ATGGCCATACGTCGGCTTTCGATCACCGTGGCCCTGCTGCTGATTAGCACGCCCGCCTGTTGGGCCCATTCCTTTCCCCGCCACGAAAACCCAAGCGCCGGGCAGCGGTTATCCGCCGCACCTGCCCAGGTATCCATCCTCTACGACGCGCCGGTGGAAAAACTCTTTGCCACCCTCAAGGTGCTCGACGCAAACGGCCACAACTGGGCCAGCGGACCGCCGACGGTAAGCCCGGATGGCTATACCCTGTCGGTGAAGCTGCCGCCGCTCAAGCCCGGCAAGTACACCGTCAAGTGGGCGTGTGTCTGCGTCGATACCCATCATACCGAGGGTTCTTACAACTTTACGGTAGCCGCGACGCGGTGA
- a CDS encoding CopD family protein, with product MEMAGSAELGRFLCDWPLLASWLLIFGISGFAVRAPVPVSSALGRRLAAQIRLLTLLQLGLWPLLLIEVASSMAGVGTRATLPLLPAIVSQTRFGHLWLYATPLVLAMVALSWRRSLTLGQARLLVLLSTVQLLLWAASGHAIDYGPAAIGAYLIHELAAGLWLGSLLGLWLAAPLLPGDALGKVALQLSRTAGWCVAALVVSGSYLAYRSLGLDLTHLLYSSYGRTLLWKLALFGGVVAIGGYNRYRLLPTLETESNKLLRNVAAESLLLIVIIGVAALLANTPPAHMAQ from the coding sequence ATGGAGATGGCCGGCTCAGCCGAGCTGGGACGATTTCTGTGCGATTGGCCGCTGCTGGCCAGTTGGTTGCTGATTTTCGGTATAAGCGGTTTCGCGGTGCGAGCCCCCGTACCTGTGTCCTCCGCGCTGGGCCGGCGCCTTGCGGCACAGATACGATTGTTGACCTTGCTTCAACTGGGACTTTGGCCCCTGCTCCTTATTGAGGTGGCTTCTTCGATGGCGGGGGTGGGAACACGAGCGACCTTGCCGCTGCTTCCCGCAATCGTAAGTCAGACTCGATTCGGTCACCTTTGGCTTTACGCAACGCCGTTGGTCCTGGCCATGGTCGCGCTGTCATGGCGTCGAAGTTTAACGCTTGGACAGGCGCGCCTCCTGGTTCTGCTCAGCACCGTCCAACTCTTGCTGTGGGCAGCCTCCGGCCATGCTATCGACTATGGCCCAGCTGCCATTGGAGCATATCTAATTCACGAGCTGGCCGCCGGTCTATGGCTGGGATCGCTGCTAGGCTTGTGGTTGGCGGCACCGCTACTCCCGGGCGACGCGCTTGGGAAGGTGGCACTCCAGCTGTCTCGCACCGCGGGATGGTGCGTCGCAGCTTTGGTTGTAAGCGGCTCGTATCTCGCCTACCGTAGCCTGGGGCTTGACCTGACCCATTTATTATACTCCAGCTACGGCCGCACTCTGTTGTGGAAGCTGGCTCTGTTCGGAGGCGTAGTGGCGATTGGCGGATATAACCGCTATCGCCTGCTGCCAACGTTGGAGACCGAAAGTAACAAGCTGCTGCGCAACGTAGCCGCGGAATCCCTGCTGCTCATAGTCATAATCGGCGTCGCGGCCCTATTAGCCAACACCCCACCCGCCCACATGGCGCAGTAG
- the sppA gene encoding signal peptide peptidase SppA has protein sequence MTRKLRMVVAVLVLIGAGTLLVALGWHDLGGLLILFALAAAAAYLLIVVRPARIAPDSLLRVRLSGALREHAPVPWLERLRGTQSPTLHQLREAFQEVASDARVSAVLIEIASLRCGLASAQELHDLIGGLTAAGKRTIAVLEGDSLSTREYLIAAAAGQVIANPDATLAMVGLSAGGLFFKDALQRLRIDAQALQWKEYKGAAETFSRQEMSAPLRDSITALLGDSERLMVEYVARARRLSPSVARALLTCGFIGAQSACANKLIDQIGYSQDLLSSYDPNDKRVLTLTRYLRRVRWRQDRGKLPRIGLVFGVGPVLTGDEPLSGEFISAVRTSAELLRAGRDERVKAVVFRVNSPGGAAVGSDLVWRAVKEVRRLGKPVVVSMGDVAGSGGYYVAAGADAIVAQAATITGSIGVVYVKFSLGALLQKLGVAADLVKMAPNGDAMSFTRALDSEELQQLDQVMGELYGNFTAKVAEGRHLTPEQTEAVAKGRIWSGSAALANGLVDALGGLDRAVAIAREKAGLPPSQALELATISVGLGGLKAALMPTAGGAAQGWAGLLTEIVGLPETWLPALGKLRQGMALLSPWLFY, from the coding sequence GTGACGCGTAAGCTGCGGATGGTGGTGGCGGTGCTGGTGCTAATCGGCGCCGGCACTTTGCTTGTAGCCTTGGGCTGGCACGACCTGGGTGGACTGCTGATCTTGTTTGCGCTGGCCGCGGCCGCAGCCTACCTGCTAATCGTGGTGCGGCCGGCTCGAATCGCGCCCGACAGCCTGTTGCGCGTGCGCCTGAGCGGGGCGCTGCGCGAGCACGCGCCGGTGCCGTGGTTGGAGCGTCTGCGCGGTACTCAATCCCCGACCCTTCACCAACTGCGCGAGGCTTTCCAGGAAGTTGCCAGCGACGCGCGGGTGAGTGCTGTTTTAATCGAGATCGCGAGCCTGCGCTGCGGCTTGGCCAGCGCCCAGGAATTGCACGATCTGATCGGCGGCCTCACGGCCGCCGGCAAGCGGACGATCGCCGTATTGGAGGGCGATTCGCTCTCCACGCGCGAATACCTGATTGCCGCCGCCGCCGGCCAAGTAATAGCCAACCCCGATGCAACCCTGGCGATGGTGGGGCTCAGTGCCGGCGGCTTGTTTTTCAAGGACGCCTTGCAGCGGCTTCGGATCGATGCGCAAGCCCTGCAGTGGAAAGAATATAAAGGGGCGGCCGAGACTTTCAGCCGCCAGGAGATGTCGGCGCCGCTACGTGACAGTATCACGGCGCTGCTCGGCGATAGCGAGCGGCTGATGGTCGAATATGTTGCTCGCGCCCGCCGTCTCAGCCCATCGGTAGCGCGCGCCTTGCTCACCTGCGGTTTTATCGGCGCGCAGTCGGCATGCGCCAATAAGCTCATCGATCAAATTGGCTACAGCCAGGACCTCTTGTCCAGCTATGATCCCAACGATAAGCGGGTCCTCACCCTGACTCGTTACCTGCGACGGGTGCGCTGGCGCCAAGATCGTGGCAAGCTGCCTCGGATTGGCTTGGTCTTTGGCGTCGGCCCGGTGCTCACCGGCGACGAGCCGCTAAGCGGTGAGTTTATCAGCGCCGTTCGTACTTCGGCTGAACTATTGCGCGCCGGACGGGATGAGCGGGTCAAGGCGGTGGTGTTCAGAGTCAACTCACCCGGCGGTGCGGCCGTGGGTTCCGATCTAGTCTGGCGGGCGGTAAAGGAAGTACGGCGGCTAGGCAAGCCGGTGGTGGTTTCGATGGGCGACGTGGCCGGCTCGGGTGGTTACTATGTGGCCGCTGGCGCAGACGCGATTGTCGCGCAAGCGGCCACCATCACAGGCTCGATCGGCGTCGTGTATGTGAAGTTCAGCCTGGGAGCGCTGCTGCAAAAACTGGGAGTGGCGGCTGACTTGGTCAAGATGGCACCCAACGGCGACGCCATGTCGTTCACTCGCGCGCTCGATAGCGAGGAGTTGCAACAGCTCGACCAGGTGATGGGGGAGCTGTATGGCAACTTCACCGCCAAGGTGGCCGAAGGCCGCCATTTGACTCCCGAACAGACCGAGGCAGTTGCCAAGGGGCGGATCTGGAGTGGCAGCGCGGCTTTGGCCAATGGCCTGGTCGACGCGCTAGGTGGTTTGGATCGAGCGGTAGCCATAGCCCGTGAAAAAGCCGGCCTGCCACCCAGTCAAGCATTGGAGTTGGCCACCATTAGCGTCGGCCTGGGAGGGCTCAAGGCGGCCCTGATGCCGACTGCGGGTGGCGCGGCCCAGGGCTGGGCAGGCCTATTGACTGAGATCGTGGGCTTACCTGAAACCTGGCTGCCTGCGCTCGGAAAACTGCGCCAGGGGATGGCGCTGCTCAGTCCCTGGCTCTTTTACTGA
- a CDS encoding KGG domain-containing protein, with product MAEKQEHKGKMTVEEAGRKGGETTREEHGPKFYSEIGHKGGQRVRELVEEGKEEESDKK from the coding sequence ATGGCCGAAAAGCAAGAACACAAAGGCAAGATGACAGTCGAAGAGGCTGGACGCAAAGGCGGGGAGACCACCCGCGAGGAGCACGGGCCGAAGTTCTATTCGGAGATCGGACACAAGGGTGGCCAGCGCGTGCGCGAATTGGTCGAAGAAGGTAAGGAAGAAGAGAGCGACAAAAAGTAG
- a CDS encoding oligopeptide transporter, OPT family — MPESSPRELTPRALALGLLLAVLLGAANAYLGLFAGLTVSASIPAAVVSMALLRLAGRATILENNIVQAIASAGEAVAAGAIFTFPALVVLGWRPQDLSYWQMTLLCAVGATLGSLLVVFLRRAYVVEERLPFPEGVACAEVLRAGEAGGVVLAPLLTGGVFSGGLKALQDLAGVIPAAAGGARWLYDMSFAVSCDFSAALLGVGYLVGPSIAAIVLAGALLAWMILVPLLSLYHPELRHLAANAAADALWRAQVRFVGVGAMLTGGLATLWRMRAPIGRALLRTRVTAYRSGDKAAASDRDLPAAWVITAVLACIPVMAVLYAQVVGQWGLAIGLAPLLAAIAFFACAVSGYLTGLVGASNNPVSGVTLIVVLAVALFLKLLGSEATAAPTLTILVSAVVATAAAMAGDSLHDLATGYHVGATPRSLELAILVGALISAALIGPVLKLLLSVYGIAGMPHASNRALAAPQAFLIAQVVRGVFAGGLPWPMVGLGALLALVLEYIDSRLAARASHWRTAAMPLAIGLYLPLGLSVTIALGALAGWLADQPSRRATLLAAGLVAGEALVGVISAVFVTLGGHL, encoded by the coding sequence TTGCCTGAAAGCTCGCCGCGTGAATTGACCCCGCGCGCCTTGGCCCTGGGGCTGCTCCTGGCGGTGCTGTTGGGCGCGGCCAACGCCTACCTGGGGCTGTTCGCCGGACTGACCGTATCTGCCAGTATACCCGCCGCGGTGGTCTCGATGGCGCTGCTCAGGCTGGCGGGCCGCGCCACCATCCTTGAGAACAACATCGTTCAAGCTATCGCTTCGGCGGGCGAGGCCGTGGCCGCCGGCGCTATCTTCACCTTTCCAGCCCTAGTGGTCCTGGGTTGGCGTCCGCAGGATTTGTCGTATTGGCAAATGACGCTGCTGTGCGCGGTCGGCGCTACCCTGGGCAGCTTGCTGGTGGTGTTCCTGCGCCGCGCTTATGTGGTGGAAGAGCGGCTGCCGTTTCCGGAGGGCGTGGCCTGTGCCGAAGTCTTGCGGGCGGGCGAAGCCGGTGGCGTAGTGCTGGCCCCGCTGCTTACCGGCGGCGTGTTTTCAGGTGGGCTGAAGGCCTTACAGGATTTGGCGGGAGTGATCCCGGCCGCGGCCGGCGGTGCGCGCTGGCTCTACGACATGAGCTTCGCCGTCTCCTGCGATTTTTCTGCTGCGCTGCTGGGGGTGGGCTATCTGGTCGGGCCTTCCATTGCCGCTATCGTTTTGGCCGGGGCGCTGCTGGCGTGGATGATCCTGGTGCCGCTGCTCAGCCTATACCATCCCGAGTTGCGCCATTTGGCCGCAAACGCAGCGGCCGATGCGCTGTGGCGTGCGCAGGTTCGCTTTGTCGGCGTGGGTGCGATGCTCACCGGCGGTCTGGCCACCTTGTGGCGCATGCGCGCGCCGATCGGCCGCGCGCTGCTGCGCACCCGCGTCACCGCCTATCGCAGCGGGGATAAAGCGGCCGCCAGCGATCGTGATTTGCCAGCAGCATGGGTGATAACTGCGGTGCTGGCCTGTATTCCCGTGATGGCTGTGCTGTATGCGCAGGTGGTTGGCCAATGGGGCTTGGCCATTGGGCTTGCGCCGCTGCTTGCCGCGATCGCTTTTTTCGCCTGCGCTGTCTCCGGGTATTTGACCGGGCTGGTGGGCGCTTCAAACAACCCTGTTTCGGGAGTGACGCTGATCGTTGTGTTGGCCGTGGCGTTGTTTTTGAAACTGCTCGGTTCGGAAGCAACCGCCGCTCCCACGCTGACAATTCTGGTCAGCGCCGTAGTCGCCACGGCCGCCGCGATGGCGGGCGATTCGCTGCATGATTTGGCCACCGGCTACCACGTGGGCGCCACCCCGCGCAGTTTGGAACTGGCCATTCTCGTGGGTGCGCTAATCTCGGCCGCCTTAATTGGTCCCGTGCTCAAGCTATTGCTCAGCGTGTACGGCATCGCGGGCATGCCCCACGCTTCGAACCGCGCGCTGGCCGCGCCTCAGGCTTTTCTGATCGCTCAAGTCGTACGCGGTGTCTTCGCAGGCGGATTGCCCTGGCCTATGGTTGGGCTGGGCGCGCTGTTGGCATTAGTCCTGGAGTATATCGACAGCCGGCTTGCCGCTCGCGCCAGCCACTGGCGGACAGCGGCGATGCCTCTGGCAATCGGTCTGTATCTGCCGCTGGGCCTAAGCGTCACCATCGCACTGGGAGCGCTCGCTGGATGGCTGGCCGACCAACCAAGCCGGCGCGCAACCTTGTTGGCGGCCGGCTTGGTGGCGGGAGAAGCGTTGGTCGGGGTTATCAGTGCGGTCTTTGTTACGCTCGGTGGGCACCTTTGA
- the hisA gene encoding 1-(5-phosphoribosyl)-5-[(5-phosphoribosylamino)methylideneamino]imidazole-4-carboxamide isomerase: protein MGAAAAAICDSFAVIPAIDLKQGKVVRLRQGDMSRATVFGDDPAATARALQAAGARMIHVVDLDGAVAGHPCHLEAIASIRAATTVAIDVSGGLRTLEAIESSLAAGAQRVALGSVAFLDPPLLQAACRRFPGRIFGSLDVRDGQLAIRGWQETSTLDAASAAARFRQAGVAAIIHTDIARDGTNAGAELEPHVRLARASGLPVIASGGVASLEDLRRLSKGWSEGVIGAVVGRALYEGRFTLAQALGAVA from the coding sequence GTGGGCGCGGCGGCTGCGGCAATTTGCGACAGCTTTGCCGTAATTCCGGCGATCGATTTGAAGCAGGGCAAAGTCGTCCGTCTGCGCCAGGGCGACATGAGCCGGGCCACAGTGTTTGGCGACGATCCGGCGGCAACGGCGCGCGCTCTGCAAGCGGCTGGGGCGCGCATGATCCATGTGGTTGATCTCGACGGCGCGGTCGCGGGTCATCCCTGTCATCTAGAGGCAATCGCCAGCATCCGCGCTGCCACCACCGTTGCGATCGATGTGAGCGGAGGCTTACGCACGCTGGAGGCGATCGAAAGCTCGCTTGCGGCCGGAGCCCAACGGGTCGCGCTGGGATCGGTGGCGTTTCTGGATCCTCCCTTGCTCCAGGCCGCCTGCCGCCGTTTCCCCGGGCGTATTTTCGGCTCCTTGGACGTGCGCGACGGACAACTGGCGATCAGGGGATGGCAGGAGACCAGCACGCTTGACGCGGCCTCGGCCGCCGCTCGGTTTCGTCAGGCCGGGGTAGCTGCGATTATTCATACCGATATTGCACGCGACGGGACCAACGCCGGCGCCGAGCTAGAACCGCACGTGCGCCTGGCAAGGGCTAGCGGACTGCCGGTGATCGCCTCGGGCGGGGTGGCCTCACTCGAAGACCTGCGCCGGCTGAGCAAGGGCTGGAGTGAGGGGGTGATCGGGGCCGTCGTGGGTCGCGCGCTGTACGAAGGGCGCTTCACCCTGGCGCAAGCGCTTGGCGCGGTTGCCTGA
- the hisB gene encoding imidazoleglycerol-phosphate dehydratase HisB: protein MARQKTNAPSQPLTLARPLPPAPRRATIERQTRETAIRGTLVVDGSGQAQVATGVSFLDHMLEAFARHGFFDLTLEASGDLAVDDHHTVEDVGIVLGRAFADALGARAGIRRFGDASVPLDEALVTAVVDFGGRAYLRYGLEFKHERVGQFQTELVHDFMHALADQARMNLHLVMHAGRNPHHIIEAAFKALARALDQATAPEPRNVGVPSTKGTLT from the coding sequence ATGGCGCGCCAAAAAACTAACGCTCCCAGCCAGCCTTTGACCCTGGCGCGACCACTCCCGCCGGCGCCGCGCCGAGCTACCATTGAGCGCCAAACTCGCGAAACCGCCATTCGCGGCACGCTGGTGGTTGACGGCAGCGGCCAGGCCCAGGTGGCCACCGGCGTGTCATTTCTCGATCACATGCTGGAGGCCTTCGCACGTCACGGTTTCTTCGATCTCACGCTGGAAGCGAGCGGGGACCTGGCGGTCGACGATCACCATACCGTGGAGGACGTTGGCATCGTGCTGGGACGGGCGTTCGCCGACGCCTTGGGCGCTCGCGCCGGGATTCGCCGCTTCGGCGATGCCAGCGTGCCGCTGGATGAGGCACTGGTTACGGCGGTAGTGGATTTCGGGGGCCGGGCCTACTTGCGGTATGGGTTGGAGTTCAAGCACGAGCGGGTCGGGCAGTTCCAAACCGAACTGGTCCACGACTTCATGCATGCGCTCGCCGATCAGGCCCGAATGAATCTGCACCTGGTGATGCATGCGGGACGCAATCCGCATCACATTATCGAGGCCGCCTTCAAGGCGCTGGCGCGGGCGCTGGATCAGGCTACCGCACCGGAACCGCGCAACGTCGGCGTTCCATCCACCAAGGGGACACTCACCTGA
- the hisD gene encoding histidinol dehydrogenase: MSIQIFNAKSPACKCWLDNLLAQRRARHDGIEGTAAAIVEAVRERGDLALIELTQRYDNVDLRPDQLRIEAKELTRALRGLGREERAALELAARRIRAFHRHTVERSFSYRDRLGVRLGQIVRPLARVGIYVPGGAAAYPSTVLMNAIPAQVAGVKQIVMVSPLAPGQPATQVVLAAAALAGVSEVYRVGGAQAIAALAYGTQSIRPVNKIVGPGNAYVQAAKRLVYGATGIDMVAGPSEVLIIADDSARPDWIAGDLIAQAEHGSGDESAILITTSQELALAVDEALERGLSDLPRATAVRTALDRRGAAIVVDDVAAACVLANRIAPEHLELEVRQSARWVDHLEAAGAIFVGSASPAPFGDYLAGPNHVLPTGGWARFASPLGAYDFVKRTSIIQANAAAIAAIGPAVARLARLEGFEGHARAVEQRFRKGPKENDGAPKN, encoded by the coding sequence ATGAGCATTCAGATTTTCAACGCCAAGTCTCCCGCCTGCAAATGCTGGCTGGATAACCTGCTGGCGCAGCGGCGTGCCCGCCATGACGGCATCGAAGGCACAGCGGCGGCAATCGTGGAGGCGGTACGCGAGCGCGGCGATCTGGCCCTGATCGAACTGACCCAGCGCTATGACAACGTCGATCTGCGCCCCGACCAGCTTCGCATCGAAGCTAAGGAGTTGACCCGCGCGCTGCGTGGCCTGGGGCGCGAAGAACGCGCGGCCCTGGAACTCGCGGCCAGGCGCATTCGCGCCTTTCATCGCCATACCGTCGAGCGCTCGTTCAGCTATCGCGATCGCCTGGGGGTGCGGTTGGGCCAAATCGTGCGGCCACTGGCGCGCGTAGGGATTTACGTTCCCGGTGGCGCCGCGGCTTATCCTTCCACCGTGCTGATGAATGCGATTCCGGCCCAGGTCGCTGGAGTCAAGCAGATCGTTATGGTCTCGCCGCTGGCACCGGGCCAGCCCGCCACCCAGGTGGTTTTGGCGGCGGCGGCGTTGGCGGGCGTGAGCGAGGTTTATCGAGTAGGGGGCGCCCAGGCGATTGCGGCGCTGGCCTACGGCACCCAGAGCATTCGCCCGGTCAACAAAATCGTCGGCCCCGGCAATGCCTATGTGCAAGCCGCCAAACGGTTGGTGTACGGCGCCACGGGAATCGATATGGTCGCCGGTCCCAGCGAAGTGCTGATTATCGCCGACGATAGCGCCCGTCCTGATTGGATCGCCGGCGACCTTATCGCCCAGGCCGAGCATGGCTCGGGCGACGAATCGGCTATCCTGATCACCACCTCGCAAGAGTTGGCGCTGGCCGTTGACGAAGCACTGGAGCGCGGCTTGAGCGATTTGCCACGAGCCACGGCGGTACGCACCGCGCTGGACCGGCGCGGCGCCGCTATAGTTGTCGATGACGTCGCGGCGGCCTGCGTCCTGGCCAACCGGATCGCGCCCGAGCATCTAGAACTCGAGGTGCGCCAGAGCGCACGTTGGGTCGACCATCTGGAGGCGGCCGGGGCGATCTTCGTGGGCAGTGCGTCACCGGCTCCCTTCGGCGATTATCTGGCCGGTCCCAACCACGTCTTGCCTACCGGGGGCTGGGCCCGTTTTGCCTCGCCTCTGGGTGCGTACGATTTCGTTAAGCGAACGAGTATAATTCAGGCCAATGCGGCGGCAATCGCCGCCATTGGTCCGGCGGTGGCACGCTTGGCACGCCTGGAAGGTTTTGAGGGACATGCGCGGGCGGTCGAGCAACGGTTTAGAAAAGGGCCCAAGGAGAACGATGGCGCGCCAAAAAACTAA
- the murA gene encoding UDP-N-acetylglucosamine 1-carboxyvinyltransferase, translated as MDKIVVEGGIALRGVVSVSGSKNAALPILMAALLTDEPVVVSNVPRLRDVSTALALLARLGTHSRYLDDHTIELRATQIQSHEAPYDLVKTMRASFIVLGPLLARSGRARVSTPGGCAIGARPVNLHIQAIRALGARVALRHGYVEAHGERLVGARLWLDNPSVGATENVMMAAVMARGRTTIENAAREPEVQDLARMLNAMGAQVSGAGSHVIEIDGVARLHGAAHEVISDRIEAGTLMVAAAITGGEVTIERAPVDSLDAVIAKLSESGAQIVVHDSSLRVARQGPMRPVELRTLPYPGFPTDLQAQMMALLSMASGTSVITETIFENRFMHALELLRMGADIAMKGPTAVIRGVARLSGAPVMATDLRASSSLVLAGLAADNTTEVHRVYHLDRGYEGLDRKLSALGARVRRLTDPDAP; from the coding sequence ATGGATAAGATTGTGGTTGAAGGGGGGATCGCTTTGCGTGGCGTGGTCAGCGTCAGCGGTAGCAAGAATGCTGCGCTGCCAATCCTGATGGCTGCGCTGCTAACTGACGAGCCAGTGGTCGTAAGCAACGTTCCCAGGCTGCGCGATGTCAGCACCGCCTTGGCCTTGCTCGCGCGCTTGGGGACGCACAGCCGGTATCTCGACGACCACACCATCGAATTGCGAGCAACCCAAATTCAATCGCACGAGGCGCCTTACGATTTGGTCAAAACCATGCGCGCCTCCTTTATCGTGCTTGGGCCGTTGTTGGCGCGCAGTGGACGCGCGCGCGTCTCGACGCCGGGCGGATGCGCGATTGGCGCGCGGCCGGTCAACCTGCATATTCAGGCCATTCGCGCCCTGGGTGCACGCGTGGCCCTGCGTCACGGCTATGTCGAGGCCCATGGGGAGCGGCTGGTGGGTGCCCGGCTGTGGCTGGACAACCCGTCTGTAGGCGCCACCGAGAACGTCATGATGGCGGCGGTGATGGCGCGTGGACGTACCACTATCGAAAATGCGGCGCGCGAACCGGAGGTGCAGGATCTGGCGCGCATGCTTAACGCGATGGGCGCACAGGTCAGCGGGGCCGGCTCGCATGTGATCGAAATTGACGGAGTGGCGCGTCTGCACGGCGCCGCGCACGAAGTGATAAGCGATCGGATCGAGGCCGGGACCTTGATGGTGGCGGCGGCGATTACCGGTGGCGAAGTAACAATCGAACGCGCACCGGTGGACTCGTTGGACGCGGTTATCGCCAAGCTCTCCGAGAGCGGAGCTCAAATTGTGGTGCATGATTCTAGCCTGCGGGTGGCGCGTCAGGGGCCGATGCGTCCGGTGGAGCTGCGCACCTTGCCTTATCCCGGCTTCCCCACCGATCTGCAGGCCCAGATGATGGCGTTGCTGAGCATGGCTAGCGGCACTTCGGTGATCACCGAGACCATCTTCGAAAACCGCTTCATGCACGCTTTGGAATTGCTGCGAATGGGGGCTGATATCGCGATGAAAGGGCCAACGGCGGTGATCCGGGGCGTGGCGCGGTTAAGTGGCGCGCCGGTGATGGCAACCGATCTGCGCGCCAGCAGCAGCTTGGTTTTGGCCGGGCTGGCGGCGGATAATACCACGGAGGTGCATCGCGTGTACCACTTGGACCGCGGTTATGAGGGACTGGATCGCAAGCTGAGCGCGTTGGGCGCCCGCGTGCGCCGGTTGACCGATCCCGACGCCCCATGA